agtggtaaaggttgctgacccctgcactaggccatcagactggtGGCCAtttacttgtctagtagtctcttaaacttcactagtgtatctgcctccaccactgactcaggcagtgcattccacgcaccaaccactctctgaatggaaaaccttcctctaatatcccccttgaacttccctccccttaccttaaagccatgtcctcttgtactgagcagtggtgccctggggaagaggcactggctgtccactctgtctattcctcttaatatcttgtacacctctatcatgtctcctctcatcctcctcctctccaaagagtaaagtcctagctcccttaatctctcatcataatccatactctctaaaccaggcagcctcctggtaaatctcctctgtaccctttccaatgcttccacatccttcctatagtgaggcgaccagaactggacacagtactccaagtgtggcctaactagagttttatagagctgcatcattacatcttaaactctatccttcaacttatgaaagctaacaccccataagttttcttaactaccctattacCTGTAAGGCAACTTACAATTTTGAAATTCCCAGGAGTTTACCGACGGTGAaggaatggtggaagtcggaaCATTTGGCACAAATGACAATGGACATGAACCCAAGTTTACAACAGAGTCAGTATTTCAGTCATTCTCTgccatcaacccttcttccctacaagcaaatttatgctgaaaaacaaaatgctgccaagcaaacaaccctcactaCTTTCTTCAAACTGGTGTCATTTCCTACTGctgttctgtgagtcttccttcaccccttgctgtgctcgATGTCCACCTTCtccatgtaaagctgcccgacaccacaacaaccactcatctcccagagcgaacacacctgccactgctggtgagtactgtacaccctggTATGTTAACTTTccatgatttattacattgaatattaccttaaattgatgaaatataatacgaatgttgccttgtggtactacttttgtgtcgtattggtatgaaaatgtgaatcaattacaggtaaAACTTATtcaggaagccctctggaacgcaCCCCTAATTCCTCCATTTAAGTAATTATTCACATTGTGCGTTGACTGTGAGGAACGTAATGTATCTCCCACATATAACGAGGATCGAgtgtactatttattataaattacaattaatTGCATATTTAGAAGGAGACATAATGCAAAGATCTTTACtctcatgtatatgaaagatgtaagtagTAAAGTCATCTCAATTCAACTCCATTCCTTAGTAATTGATTTTCACTCACATATCCAACAACTCCCCAAATGTTCATGCCACCCAATTTCATTAaagggtattttttttttaaagtggccAATCGACATGTCTTCAGGACAagagaagaaactggagcacacacAGAAAACGAGCCTGGTCACCCTAAGGACCTGTGCAGGCAGCAGCTGGAGTCAGCACTGAACTTGTGTCGTTGGACCATTGAGTAGGCACTCGCTGTAGTGCCATGCATTGCAGGGTCAGTATGGTCCACGtgataaatttaaaaataaaggacATTAATATAAAATCCAGGAGCTCTGGAACATCTTGCACACTGTGATGGTTTAAGGGAACCACCTTTCTATCTGTAGCATTTGTATCTAACccgagaaacacagaaaacctacagcacaatacaggcccttcggcccacaaagctgtgctgaacatgcccctaccttagaactatctaggTTTTACACACAGCCCTctaatttttctaagttccaagtaaccatccaggagtctcttcaaagactctatcgtatctgcctccaccaccgccgccgacagcccattccacgcactcaccactctctgtgtaaaaaccttaccctgacatctcctctgtaactacttccaaacaccttaaaactatgccctctcgtgataaccaattcagccctgggaaaaagcctctgactatccacacgatcaatgcctctcattatcttgtaaacctctatcaagtcacccctcatcctctgttgctccatggaaaaaaggccaagttcagttagcctattctcacaaggcatgatccccaatccaggcaacacccttgtaaatctcctctgcctcctttctatggcttccatgtccttcctgtagtgaggcgaccagaattgagcacagtactccaagtggggtctgaccagggttctatatagctgcaacattacctctcagcttttaaactaaatcccacgattgatgaaggccaatgcactgtatgccttcctagctacagagtcaacctgcgcagctgctttgagcttcctatggactcagacctcaagatccctctgatccaccacactgccaagtattttaccattaataccatattctgccaaatctgatctaccaaaatgaaccacttcacacttatctgcagtgaactccacctgccacttctcagcccagttttgcattctatcaatgtcctgctgtaacctcggACAGCCCTTCACAGTATCCTCAGCAgacccaaactttgtgtcatcagcaaatttacaaacccatcTCTCCATtttctcatctaggtcatttaaaaaaatcacaaagagtaggagtcacagaatagatccctgaggcacaccactgatcaccagcATTAGTGCCATTTCCACCCACCACATCACAAGACATACTGCCAACACACCAACTCCAGATGCCCAATGCCACAATGATCAACCACATTTCCCCCACACCCTAACACCATCATCTTCACATAGGGAAGCTCCCTATCTTTTATCAGGGATTCCTTTCATAACtccaaccacctcacacttccaaATCCACCCTCCAACTGCCCGGCTCATGAAGTTTCACCAATGACCAAATTAGCTAATACAACTCGCTGTCATTAAGGACAACATGGAGGAACAGAAGACCCACAGCCCACTTCATCTcctccagtccatactgacccacagcccacttcacctcctccagccaatactgacccacagcccacttcacctcctccagtccatactgacccacagcccacttcacctcctccagtccatactgacccacagcccacttcacctcctccagtccatactgacccacagcccacttcatctcctccagtccatactgacccacagccgACATCACTGCCTCCAGCCaatactgacccacagcccacttcaTCTCCTgcagtccatactgacccacagcccagTTCATCTCCTCCAGCCaatactgacccacagcccacttcaTCTCCTGCAGTCCATACTGACCCATAGCCCACTTCATCTcctccagtccatactgacccacagcccacttcatctcctccagtccatactgacccacagcccacttcacctcctccagccaatactgacccacagcccacttcatctcctccagtccatactgacccacagcccacttcacctcctccagtccatactgacccacagcccacttcacctcctccagccaatactgacccacagcccacttcacctcctccagtccatactgacccacagcccagTTCAACTcctccagtccatactgacccatAGCCCACTTCACCTCttccagtccatactgacccacagccgACATCACCTCCTCCAGCCaatactgacccacagcccacttcatctcctccagtccatactgacccacagcccacttcatctcctccagtccatactgacccacagcccacttcacctcctccagccaatactgacccacagcccatTTCATCTCCTCCAGTCgatactgacccacagcccacttcacctcctccagccaatactgacccacagcccacttcacctcctccagtccatactgacccacagcccagTTCAACTcctccagtccatactgacccatAGCCCACTTCACCTCttccagtccatactgacccacagccgACATCACCTCCTCCAGCCaatactgacccacagcccacttcatctcctccagtccatactgacccacagcccacttcatctcctccagtccatactgacccacagcccacttcacctCCTCCAGCCAATACTGACCCACAACCCACTTCATCTcctccagtccatactgacccacagcccacttcatctcctccagtccatactgacccacagcccacttcaTCTCCTCCAGCCAATACTGACCCACAGCACACTTCATCTCCTtcagtccatactgacccacagctcacttcacctcctccagtccatactgacccacagcACACTTCACCTCCTtcagtccatactgacccacagctcacttcacctcctccagtccatactgacccacagcccacttcacctcctcctgtccatactgacccacagcccagTTCAACTCCTCCAGCCaatactgacccacagcccacttcacctcctccagtccatactgacccacagcccacttcacctcctccagtccacactgacccacagcccaGTTCAACTcctccagtccatactgacccacaacccacttcacctcctccagtccatactgacccacagcccagTTCAACtcctcctccagtccatactgacccacagcccagTTCAACtcctcctccagtccatactgacccacagcccacttcacctcctccagccaatactgacccacagcccacttcatctcctccagtccatactgacccacagcccacttcacGTCCTCCAGTCCATACTGACTCACAACCCACTTCTCCTCCTACTCAGCtccatactgacccacagcccactCCACCTCCTtcagtccatactgacccacagcccacttcacctcctccagtccatactgacccacagcccacttcacctcctccagtccatactgacccacagcccagTTCAACTcctccagtccatactgacccatagcccacttcacctcctccagtccatactgacccacagcccagTTCAACTCCTCCAGACATAAtgacccacagcccacttcacctcctccagtccatactgacccacagcccacttcacctcttccagtccatactgacccacagtCCACTACACCTCCTCCAGTCCATACTGAACCACAGCCCACTTCACCTCCTCCAGTCCAAACTGACCTACAGCCGACTTCACCTCCTCCAGTCCATACAGAACCACAGCCAACTCCACCTcctccagtccatactgacccacagcccacttcacctcttccagtccatactgacccacagcccacttcacctCCTCCAGTCCATAGTGACCCACAGTCCCCTCACCTCCTCttccagtccatactgacccacagcccacttcacctcctccagtccatactgacccacagcccacttaacctcctccagtccatactgacccacagtccacttcacctcctcctccagtccatacagacccacagcccacttcacctCCTCCAGTCCATACAGAACCACAGCCCACTTAACCTCCTCCAGCCAATACTGACCCACAGCTCACTTCACCTCCTCCAGTCCATACTGACACACAGCCAACTTCACCTCTTCCAGTCCATACTGACACACAGCCCACTTCACCTCCTCCAGTCCATACTGACACACAGCCCACTTCACCTCCTCCAGTCCATACTGACACACAGCCCACTTCACCGCTTCCAGTCCATACACacagtccactacacctccaccagtccatactgacccagAGCACACTTCACCACCTCCAGTCCATATTGACGCACAGCCTACTTCACATcctccagtccatactgacccacaACCCACTTCAACTcctccagtccatactgacccacagcccacttcacctcctccagtccatactgacccacagcccacttctcctcctccagtccatactgacacacagcccacttcacctcctccagtccatactgacccacagcccactacacctcctcctccagtccatactgacccacagtACACTTCACCTCCTCCAGTCCATACTGTCCCACAGCCCACTTCTCCTCCTCCAGTCCATTCAGACCCACTGCTCACTTCAACTCCTCCAGTCCAAAGgacccacagcccacttcacctCCTCCTCCAGTCCATACAGACCCACAGCCCACTCCACCTCCACCAGTCCATACTGAACCACAGCCCACTCCACCTCCTtcagtccatactgacccacagcccacttcacctactccagtccatactgacccacagcccacttcacctcctgcagtccatactgacccacagtAGCCTACACCTCCTCCAGAccatactgacccacagcccacttcacctcctccagtccatactgacccacagcccttcacctcctccagtccatactgacccacagcccacttcacctcctccagtccatactgacccacagcccacttcacctcttccagtccatactgacccacagaccacttcacctcctccagtccaactgacccacagcccacttcacctCCTCCTCCAGTCCATACAGACCAACAGCCCACTCCACCTCCTCCAGTCCATACTGAACCACAGCCCACTCCACCTCCTtcagtccatactgacccacagcccacttcacctcctccagtccatactgacccacagcccacttcacctcctccagtccaactgacccacagcccacttcacctCCTCCTCCAGTCCATACAGACCCACAGCCCACTCCACCTCCTCCtgtccatactgacccacagcccacttcacctcctccagtccatactgacccacagcccacttctcctcctccagtccatactgacccacagcccacttcacctcctccagtccatactgacccacagtccacttcacctcctccagtccatactgaccctCAGCCCACTTCACCTCttccagtccatactgacccacagcccacttcacctcctcctcgtccatactgacccacagtccactacacctccttcagtccatactgacccacagcccacttcacctcctgcagtccatactgacccacagcccacttcacctcttccagtccatactgacccacagaCCACTTCACCTCCTCCAGTCCAACTGACCCACAGCCAACTTCTCCTCCTCCTCAGgtccatactgacccacagcccactccacctcctccagtccatactgacccacagaCCACTTCACCTCCTCAGgtccatactgacccacagcccacttcacctCCTCCAGTCCATAGTGACCCACAGCAGACTTCACCTCTTCCAGTCCAGactgacccacagcccacttcTCCTCCTGatccagtccatactgacccacagtcccctacacctcctcttccAGTCCATATtgacccacagcccacttcacctcctccagtccatactgacccacagtccactacacctcttccagtccatactgacccacagaCCACTTCACCTCCTCCAGTCCAACTGACCCACAACCAACTTCTCCTCCTCCTCAGgtccatactgacccacagcccactCCACCTCCTCCAGTCCATACTAACCCACAGCCGACTTCACCTCCTCCCgtccatactgacccacagcccacgTCACCTCCTCCTCCAGTCCATACAGACCCACAGCCCACTCCACCTcctccagtccatactgacccacagcccacttcacctcctgcagtccatactgacccacagtcccctacacctcctccagtccatactgacccacagaccacttcacctcctccagtccatactgaccgacagcccacttcacctcctcctccagtccatacagacccacagcccacttcacctcctccagtccatactgacccacagcccacttcacctcctccagaccatactgacccacagcccacttcacctcctccagtccatactgacccacagcccacttcacctcttccagtccatactgacccacagcccacttcacctcctccagtccataatgacccacagcccacttcacctcttccagtccatactgacccacagtcccctacacctcctccagtccatactgacccacagcccacttcacctcctccagtccatactgacccacagcccacttcacctcctcctccagtccatactgacccacagcccacttcacctCCTCCAGTCCATAATGACCCACAGTCCACTACACCTcctccagtccatactgacccacagcccacttcatctcttccagtccatactgacccacagcccacttcacctcctccagtccatactgacccacagcccacttcacctcctgcagtccatactgacccacagaccacttcacctcctcctcaggtccatactgacccacagcccacttcacctcctccagtccatactgacccacagcccacttcacctcctccagtccatactgacccacagcccacttcacctcctccagtccatactgacccacagcccacttccagtccatactgacccacagcccacttcacctcctccagaccatactgacccacagcccacttcacctcctgcagtccatactgacccacagtcccctacacctcctccaatccatactgacccacagcccacttcacctcctccagtccatactgacccacagtcccctacacctcctccaatccatactgacccacagcccacttcacctcctccagtccatactgacccacagcccacttctcctcctcctcaggtccatactgacccacagcccacttcacctcctgcagtccatactgacccacagtcccctacacctcctccagtacatactgacccacagcccacttcTCCTCTGatccagtccatactgacccacagcccacttcacctcctccagtccatactgacccacagcccacttcacctCTTCCAGTCCAGactgacccacagcccacttcTCCTCCTGatccagtccatactgacccacagcccacttcacctcctccagtccatactgacccacagcccacttcacctCTTCCAGTCCAGactgacccacagcccacttcTCCTCCTGATCCAGTacatactgacccacagcccacttcacctcctgcagtccatactgacccacagcccacttcacctcctgcagtccatactgacccacagcccacttcacctcttccagtccatactgacccacagcccacttcacctcctgcagtccatactgacccacagcccacttcacctcctccagcccatactgacccacagcccacttcacctCTTCCAGTCCAGactgacccacagcccacttcacctcctccagtccatactgacccacagcccacttcacctcctgcagtccatactgacccacagcccacttcacctCTTCCAGTCCAGactgacccacagcccacttcTCCCCCTGatccagtccatactgacccacagcccacttcacctcttccagtccatactgacccacagaCCACTTCACCTCCTCCAGTCCAACTGACCCACAGCCAACTTCTCCTCCTCCTCAGgtccatactgacccacagcccactccacctcctccagtccatactgacccacagcccacttcacctcctccagtccatactgacccacagcccactttacctcctccagtccatactgacccacagcccacttcacctcttccagtccatactgaccctCAGACCACTTCACCtcctcctccagtccatactgacccacagtCCACTTCACCTCttccagtccatactgacccacagcccacttcacctcctcctccagtccatactgacccacagcccacttcacctcctccagtccatactgacccacagtcccctacacctcctccagtacatactgacccacagcccacttcacctcttccagtccatactgacccacagtCCACTACACCTCCTCCAGTCCAAACTGACCCAAAGACCACTTCACCTcctccagtccatactgacccacagcccacttcaccACTTCCAGTCCATACTGAACCACAGCCCACTTCACCTCCTCCAGTCCAAactgacccacagcccacttcacctcctccagtccatactgacccacaACCCACTTCACCTCCTacagtccatactgacccacagtccacttcacctcctccagtccaaactgacccacagcccacttcacctcctccagtccatactgacccacagaccacttcacctcctccagtccatactgacccacagcccacttcaccacttccagtccatactgacccacagcccacttcacctcctgcagtccatactgacccacagcccacttcacctcctccagtccatactgacccacagcccacttcacctccttcagtccatactgacccacagcccacttcacctcctgcagtccatactgacccacagtccacttcacctcctccagtccatagtgacccacagcccacttcacctccttcagtccatactgacccacagcccacttcacctcttccagtccatactgacccacagcccacttcacctcctccagtccatactgacccacagcccacttcacctccttcagtccatactgacccacagcccacttcacctcttccagtccatactgacccacagcccacttcacctcctccagtccatactgacccacagcccacttcacctcttccagtccatactgacccacagtccacttcacctcctccagtccatagtgacccacagcccacttcacctccttcagtccatactgacccacagcccacttcacctcctgcagtccatactgacccacagcccacttcacctccttcagtccatactgacccacagcccacttcacctcctgcagtccatactgacccacagtccacttcacctcctccagtccatagtgacccacagcccacttcacctccttcagtccatactgacccacagcccacttcacctcctccagtccatactgacccacagcccacttcaccacttccagtccatactgacccacagcccacttcacctcctgcagtccatactgacccacagcccacttcacctccttcagtccatactgacccacagcccacttcacctcctgcagtccatactgacccacagtccacttcacctcctccagtccatactgacccacagcccacttcacctcctcctccagtccatactgacccacagcccacttcacttcctccagtccatactgacccacagcccccttcacctcttccagtccatactgacccacagaCCACTTCACCTCCTCAGgtccatactgacccacagcccacttcacctCCTCCAGTCCATAGTGACCCACAGCAGACTTCACCTCTTCCAGTCCAGactgacccacagcccacttcTCCTCCTGatccagtccatactgacccacagtcccctacacctcctcttccAGTCCATATtgacccacagcccacttcacctcctccagtccatactgacccacagtccactacacctccaccagtccatactgacccacagcccacttcacctcctccagtctatactgacccacagcccacttcacctCTTCCAGTCCATACAGATCCacagtccactacacctccaccAGTCCATATGGACCCACAGCCCAATTCACCTCCTCCTCCTGTCCATGctgacccacagcccacttcTCTTCCTCAAGTCCATACTGACCCAGAGCACACTTCAACTcctccagtccatactgaccaacagcccacttcacctcctcctccagtccatactgacccacagcccacttcacctCCTCCAGTCCATATTGACCGACAGCCCACTTCACCtcctcctccagtccatactgacccacagtccactacacctccaccagtccatactgacccacagcccacttcacctcctccagtccatactgacccacagtccacttcacctcctccagtccatactgacccacagtccactacacctccaccAGTCCATACGgacccacagcccacttcaccgcttccagtccatactgacccacagcccacttcacctcctcctccagtccatactgacccacagcccacttctcctcctccagtccatactgacccacaACCCACTTCtcctcctccagtccatactAACCCACAGTCTACTTCAACTcctccagtccatactgacccacagcacactccacctcctccagtccatactgaaccacagcccacttcacctcctccagtccatactgacccacagaCCACTTCACCTCCTCCTCCAGTCCATAATGACCCACAGACCACTTCATCTCttccagtccatactgacccacagtCCACTACACCTCCTCCAGTCCATAATGACCCACAGACCACTTCACCTCCTCCAGTCCATACTGAACCACAGCCCACTTCATCTcctccagtccatactgacccacagcccacttcacctCCTCCAGTCCAACTGACCCACAGTCCACTTCACCTcctccagtccatactgacccacagcccactccacctcctccagtccatactgacccacagcccacttcacctcctccagtccatactgacccacagcccacttcacctcctgcagtccatactgacccacagcccacttcacctcctccagtccatagtgacccacagcccacttcacctcctccagtccatactgacccacagcccacttcacctcctgcagtccatactgacccacagaccacttcacctcctcctccagtccatactgacccacagcccactccacctcctccagtccatactgacccacagcccacttcacctcctcctcaggtccatactgacccacagcccactccacctcctccagtccatactgacccagAGCACACTTAACCTCCTTCAGTCCATACAGACACACAGCCCACTTCACCTCCTCGTCCAGTCCATAATGACCCACACCCCACTTTTCTGTAGATTTTACAGACTAGTCAGATGAGGAGATTTTACCGTAGATTTTACAGACTAGTCAGATAAGATTTTATTGTAGATTTTACAGACTAGTCAGATAAGGAGATTTACTGTAGATTTTACAGACTAGTCAGATATGGAGATTTTACTGTATATTTTACAGACTAGTCAGATAAGGAGATTTTACTGTATATTATACAGACTAGTCAGATAAGATTTTTCTGTAGATTTTACAGACTAGTCAGATAAGGAGATTTTACTGTACATTATACAGACTAGTCAGATAAGCAGATTTTACAGACTAGTCAGGTAAGCAGATTTACAGTCTAGTCAGATAAGGAGATTTACTGTAGATTTTACAGACTAGTCAAATATGGAGATTTTACTGTAGATTTTACAGACTAGCCAGATAAGGAGATTTTACTGTAGATTTTACAGACTAGTTAGATGAGGTGATTTTATATTACAGGCTAGTGAGATAAGGAGATTTACTGTAGATTATACAGATGTCAGATATGGAGATTTACTGTAGATTTTACAGACGAGTCAGATGAGGAGATTTTACTGTAGATTTTACAGACTAGTTAGATGAGGTGATTTTACTCCAGATATTACAGGCTAGTCAGATAAGGAGATTTTACAGACTAATCAGATAAGGAGATTTTACTGTATATTATACAGACTAGTCAGATAAGGAGATTTTACTGTAGATTTTACAGACTAGTCAGATAAGATTTTACTGTAGATTTTAGAGACT
The sequence above is drawn from the Hypanus sabinus isolate sHypSab1 chromosome 22, sHypSab1.hap1, whole genome shotgun sequence genome and encodes:
- the LOC132379802 gene encoding collagen alpha-1(XXIV) chain-like — protein: MLQDCFDDINRNVFHDEDVSKFTDRVPYLIQKWITNVVPQKSDRVFPNQKPWISSSVRAAVPSRHRANIAGDQQGLKKRGEVGCGSVGLEEVKWSVGQYGLEEVKWAVGQYGLDQGEKWAVGQSGLEEVKWAVGQYGLQEVKWAVGQYGLEEVKWAVGQSGLEEVKWAVGQYGLEEVKWAVGQYGLQEVKWAVGQYGLEEVKWAVGQYGLQEVKWAVGQYGLQEVKWAVGQYVLDQEEKWAVGQSGLEEVKWAVGQYGLEEVKWAVGQYGLDQEEKWAVGQSGLEEVKWAVGQYGLEEVKWSVGQYGLQEVKWAVGQYGLEEVKWAVGQYGLEEMKWAVGQYGLEEV